The DNA sequence AACGTCACGAGGTGTTTTTGTATTATGCACAAGAATAAAAGAGTTATCTTTGGTGTGAACGACGTACCACCATTCACTATATTACTATTAGCCGGTGCTCAGCATGTCTTGACGCTCTTTGGTGCTACTACGCTTGTCCCTCTGATATTGGGTCCCGAAATGGGAATGACAAGAGCTGAGATAGGATTCTTTATTTCATGCGTATATTTAGCCATGGGGATAGCAACCTTAATTCAAACACATCCCAAGCTTGGTTCAGGGCTTCCGATAGTACAAGGATCTAGCTTTAGCTTTATCCCTCCCATAATGACCATAATCGGGATTTACAAGGCGATGGGACCTAACGTAGTCATGCAGTATGTCGGTGGTGCCCTGATAAGCGGAGGTTTATTGCTTTCTTTCTTGGGTTATAGCCGCATAGTTGGTTATATCCGTAAGATTATTACTCCAGTCGTGATTGGTCCGACGATAATGGCCATTGGATTTTCCCTTGCCCCTACAGCTGTTCAGTACAATGCGGCTAACTATTGGCCTATTTCTTTATTGGTCGTTTTTTTGATCTTCCTTTTTAGCCTTGTCGTCAAAAATCAATATTTAAACATTTTTTCAGTATTAACATCCATTGTCACAACTTATCTATTGTGCCTGGCATTATCTGCCCTCGGAATATTTGCAACCGGACACCCTGCCTATATTGATCTTACAGAGGTTTTTAAAGCACCGTGGTTTAGGTTTACTGGTATTATGCCTTGGGGAGCTCCGAAGTTCAGCGTGGTGGCTTTCGGAACAGGATTGGCAGGATTTTTCTCTGTAATGATAGAGTCGATAGGAGATTACCATTCTTGCTCCTATGCTGCCGGTTTGGATGATCCTTCATCTGAAACTATAAGCAAGGGCATTGGTGCTGAAGGTTTAAATTGTGCCATTTCCGGAATGCTTGGCGGTGTTGCCACGACCTCCTATACCGAAAATATCGGACTAATCGGTTTGACGGGCGTTGCCTCTCGCTGGGTTGTAAGGACAGGTGCCGTTATATTGATATTGATGAGCACAATAGGAAAGCTTGGTGCTTTGATTGCCACCATACCGAGTCCTATAATCGGTGGAGCATACATATCTTTGTTTGGCGTAATTGGTGCCCTCGGAATTCAAGTTTTGATGAGGGCTGACATGGGTAGCCAGAGAAACGTATTGATAGTCGGCTTTGCCTTTTTAATGGCTCTTGGCCTTCCCGGATGGGTCGAGCAAAATCATGCCGTTTTTTCGACGTTAGGTGTTCTTGGAGAGGTCATATGGGCTGTGCTTAAGACGCCAATGGCGGTTGCTGGCATATGTGCTGCTGTCTGTGACAGTTTAATTCCAGGGACTGACGAAGAGCGGGGTATTGGCGTTAAACTAGAATGAGCTTATAATTTAAATAAGGCAGGGAGTTCTCCCTGCCTTATTTAAATTACGAGGTGAAAGGTGAGATATGAAGGCTTTACTTCTGGCGGCTGGCGAGGGGCGTCGTTTGGGCTATCATAAGATGCTTAGGTCTATTGCCGGCAGACCAATGATCTTTTGGACGTTAGACTCCTTAACAGCCGCAGGCTTCCTGCCAAAAGACATCATAGTAGTAATCGGATATAACAGCAGTCAAACTGAAGGTATATTAAAAAGTTACGACGCCTCTTTAAATGTAGTGAAAAACCCCGACTATAAAAATGAGATGTTCTCCTCGATAAAAACAGGCATTTCATTTGTGCCGGAAAGCTGCAATCATG is a window from the Acetomicrobium flavidum genome containing:
- a CDS encoding uracil-xanthine permease family protein; amino-acid sequence: MHKNKRVIFGVNDVPPFTILLLAGAQHVLTLFGATTLVPLILGPEMGMTRAEIGFFISCVYLAMGIATLIQTHPKLGSGLPIVQGSSFSFIPPIMTIIGIYKAMGPNVVMQYVGGALISGGLLLSFLGYSRIVGYIRKIITPVVIGPTIMAIGFSLAPTAVQYNAANYWPISLLVVFLIFLFSLVVKNQYLNIFSVLTSIVTTYLLCLALSALGIFATGHPAYIDLTEVFKAPWFRFTGIMPWGAPKFSVVAFGTGLAGFFSVMIESIGDYHSCSYAAGLDDPSSETISKGIGAEGLNCAISGMLGGVATTSYTENIGLIGLTGVASRWVVRTGAVILILMSTIGKLGALIATIPSPIIGGAYISLFGVIGALGIQVLMRADMGSQRNVLIVGFAFLMALGLPGWVEQNHAVFSTLGVLGEVIWAVLKTPMAVAGICAAVCDSLIPGTDEERGIGVKLE